The proteins below are encoded in one region of Phycisphaerales bacterium AB-hyl4:
- the mug gene encoding G/U mismatch-specific DNA glycosylase, producing MPTPDLQAARNKRLPDVIAPGLRVLLCGINPGLYSAAVGCHFARPGNRFWPTLHLAGITPRQFHPAEQFELLTHHVGLTNLAPRATARADELTPDELRRGAQALTAKLRKHRPALFAVLGVTAYRQAFNRPKATLGPQPDHTIAHTPVWVLPNPSGLNAHYQLNDLAALFKEMWQATPSPPRQNTH from the coding sequence ATGCCCACCCCCGACCTCCAAGCCGCCCGAAACAAACGCCTCCCCGACGTCATCGCCCCCGGCCTGCGCGTGCTCCTGTGCGGGATCAACCCCGGCCTCTACTCCGCCGCCGTCGGCTGCCACTTCGCTCGCCCGGGCAACCGCTTCTGGCCCACACTCCACCTCGCCGGCATCACCCCCCGCCAGTTCCACCCCGCCGAGCAGTTCGAGTTGCTCACCCACCACGTCGGCCTCACCAACCTCGCCCCCCGCGCCACCGCCCGGGCCGACGAACTCACCCCCGACGAGCTTCGCCGCGGCGCCCAGGCCCTCACCGCCAAGCTCCGCAAGCACCGCCCCGCCCTCTTCGCTGTGCTCGGCGTCACCGCCTACCGCCAGGCCTTCAACCGCCCCAAGGCCACCCTCGGCCCCCAGCCCGACCACACCATCGCCCACACCCCCGTCTGGGTGCTCCCCAACCCATCAGGCCTCAACGCTCACTATCAACTCAACGACCTCGCCGCCCTCTTCAAAGAAATGTGGCAAGCCACCCCCAGCCCACCCCGCCAAAACACCCACTGA
- the pgl gene encoding 6-phosphogluconolactonase yields the protein MAEPKLTGAVHVTEDVETLYDDLGKALMGAAQRAVDERGVFHLALSGGSTPERFYMHLVMEPPYRTIPWDKTHIWIVDERCVPFDDDKSNWKMIQETLADHVPMRRRNKHPMPVMDAEPAKAYEHELCEVFACKPENPRLDFVLLGMGDDCHTASLFPHSSALRVNDCMICANEGKHVVPPPRVTMTYALLNAARELAVMVTGEKKADAIKRIEAACEQGGGDPREMPIVGIDPIDGELTWYMDKAAAGG from the coding sequence ATGGCGGAACCGAAACTGACTGGTGCGGTGCACGTCACCGAAGACGTGGAGACGCTTTATGATGATCTGGGCAAGGCGCTGATGGGCGCGGCGCAGCGGGCGGTGGATGAGCGGGGGGTGTTTCATCTTGCGTTGTCGGGCGGATCGACGCCGGAGCGGTTTTACATGCACCTGGTGATGGAGCCGCCTTACCGGACGATCCCGTGGGATAAGACGCACATCTGGATTGTGGACGAGCGGTGTGTGCCGTTTGATGATGACAAGAGCAACTGGAAGATGATCCAGGAAACGCTGGCGGACCACGTGCCGATGCGTCGGCGGAACAAGCATCCGATGCCGGTGATGGACGCGGAGCCGGCGAAGGCGTACGAGCACGAGCTTTGCGAGGTGTTCGCGTGCAAGCCTGAGAACCCGCGGCTGGACTTCGTGCTGCTGGGGATGGGGGACGACTGTCACACAGCGAGTCTGTTTCCCCACTCGTCCGCGCTGCGAGTGAATGACTGCATGATCTGTGCGAATGAGGGCAAGCATGTCGTGCCGCCGCCGCGGGTGACGATGACGTACGCGCTGCTGAACGCGGCGCGCGAGCTGGCGGTGATGGTGACGGGCGAGAAGAAGGCGGACGCGATCAAGCGGATTGAAGCGGCGTGCGAGCAGGGCGGCGGCGACCCGCGCGAGATGCCCATCGTGGGGATCGATCCGATCGATGGCGAACTGACGTGGTACATGGATAAGGCGGCGGCGGGGGGGTGA
- a CDS encoding M20 family metallopeptidase encodes MSTPHLPENVEQLLQTMVQHDTVNAAASHRPQPEQPLVKYLEWLARQWGLTTRRLPMPHANQADNLLITYIADDDRPWLLFDNHMDTVSVAGMTIDPFSGEIRDGKLFGRGACDTKGTGAAALWALRQYAQSTDQPHNVALLFSVDEEVGMTGIQHFLDHHLPRLGFTPRGVIVGEPTELHPVPAHNGTLRFKLLAHGKAAHSSVPHEGRSAITMMVRAVDAIEQNYINPLTNNPENEHLLTGRAACSINVIRGGSATNIIPDACEVEIDRRLLPGENHADIVDTFLQIANSVTLPGDTNYLDNLPDPPFTTSPLVYHPPLPDTHNGDLLAMSKAVLKQMGLPTFHLGAPFGTHAGFISQANLPAIVLGPGNVAVAHQASEWIELDQLHKGVTLYQGLMACDA; translated from the coding sequence ATGTCCACACCGCACCTGCCCGAAAACGTCGAGCAACTGCTCCAGACGATGGTCCAGCACGACACGGTCAACGCCGCCGCCAGCCATCGCCCCCAGCCCGAGCAGCCGTTGGTCAAGTACCTCGAATGGCTCGCTCGACAGTGGGGCCTCACCACCCGCCGCTTGCCCATGCCCCACGCCAACCAGGCCGACAACCTGCTCATCACCTACATCGCAGATGACGATCGCCCCTGGCTGCTGTTCGACAATCACATGGACACCGTCAGCGTCGCAGGCATGACCATCGACCCGTTCAGCGGCGAGATCCGCGACGGCAAGCTCTTCGGCCGAGGCGCTTGCGATACCAAAGGCACCGGCGCCGCAGCGCTCTGGGCACTACGCCAGTACGCTCAATCAACCGACCAGCCACACAACGTCGCCCTGCTGTTCAGCGTCGACGAAGAGGTCGGCATGACCGGCATCCAGCACTTCCTCGACCACCATCTGCCACGCCTCGGCTTCACCCCCCGCGGCGTCATCGTCGGCGAACCCACCGAACTGCACCCCGTCCCCGCTCACAACGGCACGCTCCGCTTCAAACTCCTCGCCCACGGCAAGGCCGCCCACTCCTCCGTCCCGCACGAAGGTCGAAGCGCCATCACCATGATGGTCCGCGCCGTCGACGCCATCGAACAAAACTACATCAACCCCCTCACCAACAATCCCGAAAACGAACACCTGCTCACCGGCCGGGCCGCCTGCTCGATCAACGTCATCCGCGGCGGCTCCGCGACCAACATCATCCCCGACGCCTGCGAAGTCGAAATCGACCGCCGACTCCTGCCCGGCGAAAACCACGCCGACATCGTCGACACCTTCCTCCAGATCGCCAACAGCGTCACCCTCCCCGGCGACACGAACTACCTCGACAACCTCCCCGACCCGCCGTTCACCACCTCGCCGCTGGTCTATCACCCCCCGCTCCCCGACACGCACAACGGCGATCTGCTCGCTATGAGTAAAGCCGTGCTCAAGCAAATGGGCCTGCCCACCTTCCACCTCGGCGCGCCTTTCGGCACGCACGCCGGCTTCATTTCACAAGCCAACCTGCCCGCCATCGTGCTCGGCCCCGGCAACGTCGCCGTCGCGCACCAGGCAAGCGAGTGGATCGAACTCGACCAACTCCACAAAGGCGTCACGCTCTACCAGGGCCTCATGGCCTGCGACGCATAA
- the secD gene encoding protein translocase subunit SecD, translating into MTVTDILLLLYFAGLIASMLFCLARGYFTWKPALILFVLSLCTLGMWWPGHYGPDTRLRPGIDLAGGTTLVYDVRVPEEEDASRVIDELIEVLRHRVDPGGVRNLIWRQAAGNRIEIQMAAAPREVSELRQTFQAEQQELLAENLTRQQLDAALRAEGDDRSARFDELARGNQTLRDRLDRLAEANDALVQVTEPYQQAQQRYREAERELAGMSDDADGREDAEAGLRELRSELQQTTRDYLQARRSFEQARERVMATNVDPNELQRALESSTDPRSDREMYRELAQDLQPQGIDRQRFDRLLNASESGQQDLLNEMAGNNAELRQMLEEAIAVRGMSQRDRLIRQLKLRHPDREAQIARVDEVGRSYDQVRGPLDDPNDLKALLRGAGVLEFRIGATRNLVSSSDADRYRQQLQEAGPRAGASEPWRWFAVDEISRFAETRADQDRLAEDPAAFFASYGNGLIGDRYGDQYYILLANTRDRAITRNQPGWELTGARMTSDQQGRPAVGFNLNAVGGDLMGRLTAAHVNEPMAILLDNNVISAPNLMGQIRDRGQITGSFSEAEVNYLLRTLRAGSTAAELSEEPISENTTGPQLGQDNLDAGVRAAIISLIVVGAFILVYYLFAGFVANVALAANMLIILGIMALLQATFTLPGIAGIVLTIGMAVDANVLIFERIREELDRKADLATAVRLGYEKALSTILDANITTLITCIVLGYTATAEVKGFAVTLGVGIVATLFTALFLTRVILEAYLKFGKMKTMHQLPTLVPVIGRVLTPNVDWIGKRFAFFAISGVVIVGGLTLVASRGADLLDIEFRAGTQVSFDLAEDEQLPITEARDRLALYGSVGAAMQDAAERGETLDPATLESDAEREAYRNLQRIKETAEQRRTDAMERGDVVEGPVNYALLSQASVITIGETQRTDQGTLAGGFSIATLVTDARVVSDIVTSAFGDVLDPGLTRSINFASQNVDDINAAPAYPVTSRDLGENIDRPDLTAHDVQDFVGGVAIVLQDLDPTPTVGEIERRINRMRMDPMFEGLGYRVFDVVGIDSVGTDDGGNELFSSAVIIARDADTSYVDTPDAFGDQGGLAATEWQLAREAMQRGTSLASVNNFSSQVSATMQQQAIVAIVLALLAVVAYIWFRFGSIRYGIAAIIALVHDVCIALGILALTGYFHGDVNTLAAWLLIDPFKIDLAIVAAMLTIVGYSLNDTIVVFDRIRENRGRLARETPGIINESINQTISRTVITSGTTLLAVGVLYVFGGAGVHGFAFMVLIGVAIGTYSSIAIAAPVLLLWPGKETKPASKRVEGDRRSAGEPAPTAS; encoded by the coding sequence ATGACGGTTACTGACATTCTCTTGCTGTTGTACTTCGCTGGCCTGATCGCGAGCATGCTCTTCTGCCTCGCTCGTGGCTATTTCACCTGGAAGCCGGCGTTGATCCTGTTCGTGCTCTCGCTGTGCACGCTGGGCATGTGGTGGCCGGGCCACTATGGGCCTGACACGCGCCTGCGGCCGGGCATCGACCTCGCAGGGGGCACGACGCTGGTCTACGACGTTCGCGTGCCGGAGGAGGAAGACGCCTCCCGCGTGATCGACGAGCTGATCGAAGTGCTCCGCCACCGTGTCGACCCCGGCGGCGTGCGGAACCTGATCTGGCGACAGGCGGCGGGCAATCGTATTGAGATTCAGATGGCGGCCGCGCCGCGCGAGGTGTCGGAATTGCGGCAGACGTTCCAGGCCGAGCAGCAGGAGTTGCTGGCCGAGAACCTGACCCGCCAGCAGCTCGACGCAGCGCTGCGCGCCGAGGGCGACGACCGCTCCGCCCGCTTTGATGAACTGGCGCGTGGCAATCAAACGCTGCGCGATCGGCTGGACAGGCTCGCCGAGGCCAACGACGCACTCGTTCAAGTGACCGAGCCTTACCAGCAAGCCCAGCAGCGTTACCGCGAGGCGGAGCGTGAGCTTGCGGGCATGTCGGATGATGCCGACGGTCGCGAGGACGCCGAGGCCGGGCTGCGCGAGCTGCGAAGCGAGTTGCAGCAGACCACGCGTGATTACCTCCAGGCCCGCCGCAGCTTCGAGCAGGCCCGCGAACGCGTGATGGCGACCAACGTTGATCCCAACGAGCTTCAGCGGGCGCTGGAGTCGTCCACCGATCCACGCAGCGACCGGGAGATGTATCGCGAGTTGGCGCAGGATCTTCAGCCGCAGGGCATTGACCGTCAGCGGTTCGATCGCCTGCTCAACGCCAGCGAGTCGGGACAGCAGGATCTGCTGAACGAGATGGCGGGCAACAACGCCGAACTGCGTCAGATGCTGGAAGAGGCGATCGCGGTGCGCGGCATGAGCCAGCGTGATCGTTTGATCCGCCAGTTGAAGTTGAGGCATCCGGATCGTGAGGCGCAGATCGCGCGTGTCGACGAGGTTGGCCGATCGTATGACCAGGTGCGTGGTCCGCTGGACGACCCGAACGACCTCAAGGCGCTGTTGCGTGGTGCGGGTGTGCTGGAGTTCCGCATTGGTGCGACGCGGAACCTTGTGTCTTCGAGTGACGCGGATCGTTACCGCCAGCAGTTGCAGGAGGCGGGCCCGCGTGCCGGTGCGTCCGAGCCGTGGCGGTGGTTTGCGGTGGATGAGATCAGCCGATTCGCCGAGACGCGCGCCGACCAGGATCGGCTGGCGGAAGACCCGGCGGCGTTCTTCGCGTCGTACGGCAACGGACTGATAGGCGATCGCTACGGCGATCAGTATTACATCCTGTTGGCAAACACACGCGACCGGGCGATCACACGCAATCAGCCGGGTTGGGAGCTGACCGGTGCGCGGATGACCAGCGACCAGCAGGGTCGGCCGGCGGTGGGCTTCAACCTCAACGCGGTGGGCGGCGACCTGATGGGCCGACTCACCGCGGCTCACGTCAACGAGCCGATGGCGATTCTGCTGGACAACAACGTGATCTCCGCGCCCAACCTGATGGGCCAGATCCGCGATCGCGGCCAGATCACCGGCAGCTTCTCCGAGGCCGAGGTCAACTACCTGCTTCGCACGCTCCGCGCCGGCTCGACCGCCGCTGAGTTGAGCGAAGAGCCGATCAGTGAAAACACGACCGGCCCGCAACTCGGACAGGACAACCTCGACGCCGGCGTGCGGGCGGCGATCATTTCGCTGATCGTGGTCGGCGCGTTCATCCTCGTCTACTACCTGTTCGCCGGCTTTGTGGCGAACGTGGCGCTGGCGGCGAACATGCTCATCATCCTGGGCATCATGGCGCTGTTGCAGGCGACGTTCACCTTGCCGGGCATCGCGGGCATCGTGCTGACGATCGGTATGGCGGTCGATGCGAACGTGCTGATTTTCGAGCGTATTCGTGAAGAGCTTGACCGCAAGGCCGACCTCGCCACCGCGGTGCGCCTCGGCTATGAGAAGGCGCTGTCGACGATTCTCGACGCGAACATCACGACGCTGATCACCTGTATCGTGCTCGGCTACACAGCCACCGCCGAGGTGAAGGGCTTCGCCGTGACGCTGGGTGTCGGCATCGTCGCGACGCTGTTTACCGCGTTGTTCCTGACGCGCGTGATCCTCGAAGCGTACCTGAAGTTCGGCAAGATGAAGACGATGCACCAGCTGCCGACGCTGGTCCCCGTGATCGGCCGAGTGCTGACGCCGAACGTGGACTGGATCGGCAAGCGGTTCGCCTTCTTCGCGATCAGCGGCGTGGTGATCGTCGGCGGGCTGACGCTGGTCGCCTCGCGCGGCGCAGACCTGCTCGACATCGAGTTTCGGGCCGGTACGCAGGTAAGCTTCGACCTGGCTGAAGACGAACAACTGCCGATCACCGAAGCACGCGATCGGCTGGCGCTCTATGGCTCGGTCGGCGCGGCCATGCAGGACGCTGCCGAGCGTGGCGAAACGCTCGACCCCGCAACGCTGGAAAGTGATGCGGAGCGCGAAGCCTACCGCAACCTGCAGCGCATCAAAGAAACTGCCGAGCAACGGCGCACTGATGCGATGGAGCGCGGCGACGTCGTTGAAGGCCCCGTCAACTACGCGCTGCTGTCACAGGCGAGTGTCATCACGATCGGCGAAACGCAGCGGACCGACCAGGGCACGCTGGCGGGCGGCTTCAGTATCGCGACGCTGGTGACTGACGCGCGCGTTGTGAGCGATATTGTCACCTCCGCGTTCGGCGATGTGCTCGATCCGGGCCTGACCCGGTCGATCAACTTCGCCAGCCAGAACGTGGACGATATCAACGCGGCCCCGGCGTACCCGGTGACCAGCCGTGACCTTGGCGAGAACATCGACCGCCCCGACCTGACCGCGCACGACGTGCAGGACTTCGTCGGCGGCGTGGCGATCGTGTTGCAGGACCTCGACCCGACGCCGACGGTCGGCGAGATCGAGCGGCGCATCAACCGCATGCGTATGGACCCGATGTTCGAAGGGCTCGGCTATCGCGTGTTCGATGTGGTCGGCATCGACTCGGTGGGCACGGACGACGGTGGCAATGAGCTGTTCAGCTCGGCGGTCATCATCGCCCGCGATGCGGACACGAGCTATGTCGACACGCCGGACGCGTTCGGCGACCAGGGCGGCCTGGCTGCGACGGAATGGCAACTCGCCCGCGAAGCGATGCAACGCGGTACGAGCCTGGCCAGTGTGAACAACTTCTCCAGCCAGGTGTCGGCAACCATGCAGCAGCAGGCGATCGTCGCGATCGTGCTGGCGCTGCTGGCGGTGGTGGCGTATATCTGGTTCCGCTTCGGCAGCATCCGCTACGGCATCGCGGCGATCATCGCCCTGGTGCACGACGTGTGTATCGCGCTGGGCATCCTCGCGCTGACCGGCTATTTCCATGGCGATGTCAACACGCTCGCGGCGTGGCTGCTGATCGATCCGTTCAAGATCGACCTGGCCATCGTCGCGGCGATGCTCACGATTGTGGGTTATTCGCTGAACGACACGATCGTCGTGTTCGACCGTATTCGTGAGAACCGCGGTCGGCTGGCGCGCGAGACGCCGGGCATCATCAACGAGTCGATCAACCAGACGATCAGCCGAACGGTCATCACCTCCGGCACGACGCTGCTGGCGGTGGGTGTGCTTTACGTCTTCGGCGGCGCGGGTGTGCACGGCTTCGCGTTCATGGTGCTGATCGGTGTGGCGATCGGTACCTACAGCTCGATCGCCATCGCTGCCCCGGTGTTGCTGCTGTGGCCTGGCAAGGAAACGAAGCCCGCTTCGAAGCGCGTCGAAGGCGACCGCCGATCGGCTGGCGAGCCGGCACCGACGGCGAGCTGA
- the yajC gene encoding preprotein translocase subunit YajC has product MNYQLFVTLTLAQNDDPAPFTPEMQNQGAQTGEGQPGTAQDPNGGQPTGGTGGGSFDPMFFFLMIGLLVVMMIFFSSSQRREKKRRKTMLEALKKGDRIQSVGGIIGSVVDIREDEIVVKVDENTNTRLRFARNAVQNVLNKDE; this is encoded by the coding sequence ATGAACTACCAGCTATTTGTCACGCTTACGCTCGCTCAAAACGACGATCCGGCCCCGTTTACGCCTGAAATGCAGAACCAGGGCGCCCAGACCGGCGAGGGCCAACCCGGCACCGCCCAGGACCCCAACGGCGGCCAACCCACCGGCGGCACGGGCGGCGGCAGCTTCGACCCGATGTTCTTCTTCCTCATGATCGGCCTGTTGGTCGTCATGATGATCTTCTTCAGCTCCAGCCAGCGACGCGAGAAAAAGCGACGCAAGACCATGCTCGAAGCGCTGAAAAAGGGCGACCGCATCCAGAGCGTCGGCGGGATTATCGGCTCGGTAGTCGATATTCGTGAAGACGAGATCGTCGTCAAGGTCGATGAAAACACCAACACTCGCCTTCGCTTCGCTCGTAACGCTGTGCAGAACGTGCTGAACAAGGACGAGTGA
- the tgt gene encoding tRNA guanosine(34) transglycosylase Tgt produces the protein MPIQFAIDHRDTTTRARVGRVSTPHGTFDTPAFMPVGTQAAIKGLLPWQVEGIGAQIMLANTYHLLLRPGPELVEQMGGLQQWMNWRRPVLTDSGGFQVFSLADINKIGEDGVTFRSHLNGQLIELTPERSMQVQHGLGADIIMAFDDCPPAVQQPGEVLTNDPLAARRHAVAPADYLDRVKLANERTLRWLDRCVQTHKASGCDARQGLFGIVQGGIDLDQRTWCAERVTQFDLPGYAIGGVAVGEGSALIREVVEHTAPLLPEHKPRYLMGVGYERDIIAAVRAGVDMFDCVLPTRNGRNANAFTRAGQVRLRNAKFKDDPRPLEEGCDCPACAGSFRVSSSEFRVGEGATDGRGASPLTRNSKPETRNHFSRSYLRHLFQAGEMLGPILVSLHNLRHFQRLMLDIRQAIRQNDWSLIARAWPHALESRP, from the coding sequence ATGCCGATTCAGTTCGCTATTGATCATCGAGATACGACGACGCGTGCCCGCGTGGGGCGGGTGTCGACGCCTCATGGAACGTTTGACACGCCGGCGTTTATGCCGGTGGGCACGCAGGCGGCGATCAAGGGGTTGCTGCCGTGGCAGGTCGAGGGGATCGGGGCCCAGATCATGCTGGCGAACACGTACCACCTGCTGCTTCGGCCGGGGCCGGAGCTGGTCGAGCAGATGGGCGGGTTGCAGCAGTGGATGAACTGGCGTCGGCCGGTGCTGACCGACTCCGGCGGGTTTCAGGTGTTCAGCCTGGCGGACATCAACAAGATCGGCGAAGACGGCGTGACCTTCCGCAGCCATCTCAACGGCCAACTCATCGAGCTGACGCCCGAACGGTCGATGCAGGTGCAGCACGGGCTCGGCGCGGACATCATCATGGCGTTCGACGACTGCCCGCCGGCGGTGCAGCAGCCCGGCGAAGTGCTCACGAACGACCCGCTCGCGGCGAGGCGGCACGCGGTCGCCCCGGCGGATTACCTCGACCGTGTGAAACTGGCCAACGAGCGGACGCTGCGATGGCTCGACCGCTGCGTGCAGACCCACAAAGCCAGCGGCTGCGACGCCCGGCAGGGCTTGTTCGGCATCGTGCAGGGCGGTATCGACCTCGATCAGCGGACGTGGTGTGCCGAGCGCGTCACCCAGTTCGACCTGCCCGGCTACGCGATCGGCGGCGTCGCGGTCGGCGAAGGCTCCGCCCTCATCCGCGAGGTGGTCGAGCACACCGCACCGCTGCTGCCCGAGCATAAGCCACGCTATCTCATGGGCGTCGGCTATGAGCGGGACATCATCGCCGCGGTCCGCGCCGGCGTCGACATGTTCGACTGCGTCCTGCCCACCCGCAACGGCCGAAACGCCAACGCCTTCACCCGCGCCGGCCAGGTCCGCCTGCGCAACGCCAAATTCAAGGACGACCCCCGCCCGCTCGAAGAAGGCTGCGACTGCCCGGCGTGCGCCGGATCGTTTCGAGTTTCGAGTTCCGAGTTTCGAGTTGGGGAAGGGGCGACTGACGGCCGCGGTGCCTCGCCTTTAACTCGAAACTCGAAACCAGAAACTCGAAACCACTTCAGCCGAAGCTACCTCCGTCACCTGTTCCAGGCGGGCGAGATGCTCGGGCCCATCCTTGTAAGCCTGCACAACCTGAGGCACTTCCAGCGCCTCATGCTGGACATACGGCAGGCGATCCGGCAGAATGACTGGTCTTTGATTGCCCGGGCGTGGCCGCATGCGCTAGAATCTCGGCCCTGA
- a CDS encoding rhomboid family intramembrane serine protease: MGWQEREYGQDPMSRLGSAGGVARFGQVGIIYPRWGSISLWIILINAALLLIDGFVTRIAGGPTPSGLNTLAHFFSFSVVTTFQQFRLYELITFQFQHYGLGHFFGNMIFMFFFGPMVESYFGSRRFLAYYLLAGVGGVLGYLVLWGLQITDISAATTLVGASGGVFGVMVAALFVAPNARVLLFFLIPVPLKAMVFLALFIAVFVLVAGGPNPGGEAAHLGGALAGLVMFRIKGSLDWADRLGGSREGPTLAERWAQKREAKRRQQQLDEEAEVDRILEKVKQQGLQSLTGAEKKTLSRATQRKRGG; the protein is encoded by the coding sequence ATGGGTTGGCAGGAGCGTGAATACGGGCAGGACCCGATGAGTCGCCTTGGCTCGGCCGGCGGTGTCGCGCGGTTCGGGCAGGTGGGGATCATCTACCCAAGGTGGGGGTCGATCAGCCTGTGGATCATTTTGATCAACGCGGCCTTGCTGTTGATCGACGGCTTCGTCACGCGCATCGCAGGCGGGCCGACGCCGAGCGGGCTGAATACGCTGGCACATTTTTTTTCGTTCTCGGTGGTGACGACGTTTCAGCAGTTCCGCCTCTATGAGTTGATCACCTTCCAGTTTCAGCACTACGGCCTTGGCCACTTCTTCGGCAACATGATCTTCATGTTTTTCTTCGGCCCGATGGTCGAAAGCTACTTCGGCTCGCGGCGGTTCCTCGCCTACTACCTGCTCGCGGGCGTCGGCGGCGTGCTGGGCTATCTCGTCCTCTGGGGCTTGCAGATCACCGACATCAGCGCTGCGACCACGCTCGTGGGCGCGTCGGGCGGGGTGTTCGGCGTCATGGTCGCGGCGCTGTTCGTCGCCCCGAACGCGCGTGTGCTGCTGTTTTTCCTGATCCCCGTGCCGCTGAAGGCGATGGTGTTTCTGGCGCTGTTTATCGCGGTGTTCGTGCTGGTCGCCGGCGGGCCGAACCCCGGCGGTGAGGCGGCGCACCTCGGCGGAGCGCTGGCGGGGCTGGTGATGTTCCGCATCAAGGGCAGCCTGGATTGGGCGGATCGGCTGGGCGGCTCGCGCGAAGGCCCGACCCTGGCGGAACGTTGGGCGCAGAAGCGCGAGGCGAAGCGTCGGCAGCAGCAGTTGGATGAAGAGGCGGAGGTGGATCGCATTCTGGAGAAGGTGAAGCAGCAGGGGTTGCAGAGCCTGACGGGTGCGGAGAAGAAAACGCTCAGCAGAGCGACGCAACGCAAGCGTGGGGGGTAG
- a CDS encoding NUDIX hydrolase produces MPKPTWPSEQRVFEGVRFDVMAVGYPRRGGGEQRREVVVPADAVVVLPVLDDDRVVLIRNERFAVGETLWELPAGTVEEGEDPDACAGRELTEETGYTAERIVRLTRFYSSPGFCTEQMTLYLAQGLAFEGQNLDETERIVVEPVSWDEAMAMTADGRICDAKTIAGLLFYAQFVRGRG; encoded by the coding sequence ATGCCGAAACCGACTTGGCCCAGCGAGCAGCGTGTTTTTGAAGGTGTCCGCTTTGACGTGATGGCAGTGGGGTATCCTCGCCGGGGCGGGGGTGAGCAGCGGCGGGAGGTGGTCGTGCCCGCTGACGCGGTGGTGGTGCTGCCGGTGCTGGACGATGATCGCGTCGTGCTGATCCGCAACGAGCGGTTCGCGGTGGGCGAGACGTTATGGGAGTTGCCTGCGGGCACAGTGGAGGAAGGCGAAGACCCGGACGCCTGTGCCGGGCGGGAGCTGACGGAGGAAACGGGCTACACAGCGGAGCGGATCGTTCGCTTGACGCGGTTTTACAGCTCGCCGGGCTTCTGCACGGAGCAGATGACGTTGTATCTTGCCCAGGGCCTTGCGTTTGAGGGGCAGAATCTGGACGAAACCGAGCGTATCGTGGTTGAGCCGGTGTCGTGGGACGAAGCGATGGCGATGACGGCCGACGGGCGGATCTGCGACGCGAAGACGATTGCCGGGCTGCTTTTTTATGCCCAATTTGTGCGAGGACGCGGCTGA